Proteins encoded by one window of Dermochelys coriacea isolate rDerCor1 chromosome 13, rDerCor1.pri.v4, whole genome shotgun sequence:
- the SLC2A10 gene encoding solute carrier family 2, facilitated glucose transporter member 10: MGRALLVLLLPATVSLLGGLMFGYELGIISGALLQLQMDFHLSCFEQEILVSSLLIGALLASLVGGIFIDRHGRRRAILVSNLILLCGSLILTLAESFIWLVFGRMTVGFAISMSSMACCIYVSEMVAAHHRGLLVSLYEAGITVGILLSYALNYIFSDMAEGWRYMFGLALAPTVIQFLSILLLPTKPVVLNLWDYDSQKGLIQLKNSEDGEEAKPEPCKEKHYSFLDLFRSRDNMKSRTLVGLGLVLFQQFTGQPNVLCYASKIFRSVGFQNDSSAVLASVGLGVMKVIATLIAMVFADKAGRRVLLIAGCVVMSVSVTAIGLTSWTVSLDKARDCKTATEPNASYTIAQHPMQPVSSQPAVLYIPRTSATGESQVSPGFALTRPEGLTKAFASARNREIITESSRTQKMDLPSQSNEEMVQSTSSPFSDTPSREHMVLNWITLLSMMAFVSAFSIGFGPMIWLVLSEIYPAGIRGRAFSFCNSFNWAANLLISLSFLDLIDAIGLSWMFLLYGVVGVAAVIFIYLFVPETKGQSLEEIDQQFSRKRLLKGNTFRRRFGRRGNFAHAQYQRVEHSSVS, encoded by the exons GTCGTGCATTGCTAGTCCTCCTGTTGCCTGCAACAGTCTCTCTCCTGGGTGGGTTAATGTTCGGATATGAGCTGGGGATTATCTCTGGTGCCTTACTGCAACTGCAGATGGACTTCCACCTCAGCTGCTTTGAACAGGAAATCCTTGTGAGTTCCCTGCTCATTGGGGCTCTCCTTGCCTCTTTGGTTGGTGGGATCTTCATTGACCGTCACGGAAGGAGGAGGGCGATACTGGTCAGCAACCTAATCTTGTTGTGTGGCAGCCTCATTCTAACATTGGCAGAATCATTTATTTGGCTGGTATTTGGACGTATGACTGTAGGGTTTGCAATCTCTATGTCGTCCATGGCATGCTGCATCTATGTCTCTGAAATGGTGGCTGCACATCACCGAGGGCTGCTGGTGTCTCTCTATGAAGCTGGCATCACCGTGGGCATCTTACTTTCATATGCCCTGAACTACATCTTCTCAGACATGGCTGAGGGATGGAGATACATGTTTGGATTGGCTCTTGCACCAACTGTCATACAGTTTCTCAGTATCCTGCTCCTCCCGACTAAGCCTGTTGTATTAAACCTATGGGACTATGACTCTCAGAAGGGCCTCATTCAACTGAAGAACAGTGAAGATGGAGAGGAAGCAAAGCCAGAGCCATGTAAGGAGAAGCATTATTCCTTTCTTGACCTTTTCAGGTCTAGAGACAACATGAAAAGCAGGACTCTGGTTGGCCTGGGATTGGTGCTCTTTCAGCAGTTCACCGGGCAACCTAATGTGCTGTGCTATGCTTCCAAAATCTTCCGCTCCGTGGGATTTCAGAATGATTCATCAGCTGTCCTGGCTTCTGTGGGGCTCGGGGTGATGAAGGTGATTGCAACATTAATTGCAATGGTTTTTGCAGATAAGGCTGGCAGAAGGGTAttactgattgctgggtgtgtagTGATGTCTGTTTCCGTCACTGCTATTGGCCTCACCAGCTGGACTGTTTCACTGGATAAGGCCAGAGACTGTAAGACTGCCACAGAGCCCAATGCTTCGTACACCATAGCACAACATCCCATGCAGCCAGTATCCTCCCAACCAGCTGTGTTGTACATCCCACGGACTTCAGCTACTGGTGAAAGTCAAGTGAGTCCCGGTTTTGCTCTTACCAGACCAGAGGGCCTTACAAAAGCCTTTGCCAGTGCTAGAAACAGAGAGATCATTACAGAGTCTTCCCGCACTCAGAAAATGGACCTGCCAAGTCAGTCCAATGAAGAGATGGTGCAAAGCACAAGCTCTCCTTTCAGTGATACTCCCAGTAGGGAACATATGGTTTTAAATTGGATTACTTTGCTGAGCATGATGGCCTTTGTGAGCGCATTCTCAATTGGATTTGGACCAA TGATATGGCTGGTCCTCAGTGAAATCTATCCTGCTGGAATAAGAGGAAGGGCCTTTTCCTTCTGCAACAGCTTTAACTGGGCTGCTAATTTACTGATCAGCCTCTCATTTCTTGATCTCATTG ATGCCATAGGCTTGTCATGGATGTTTCTTCTCTACGGAGTAGTGGGAGTGGCAGCtgttatatttatttatctttttgttCCGGAAACGAAAGGACAGTCTCTAGAGGAgatagaccagcagttctcaaggAAACG